One window of uncultured Trichococcus sp. genomic DNA carries:
- the galU gene encoding UTP--glucose-1-phosphate uridylyltransferase GalU: MKKVRKAVIPAAGFGTRFLPATKAMAKEMLPIVDKPTIQFIVEEAIASGIEDILIVTGKSKRPIEDHFDSNIELEANLREKGKNELLELVQETTGLRIHFVRQSYPLGLGHAVLQAKAFVGDEPFVVMLGDDLMEDEVPLTKQLMDAYERTHASNIAVMEVPHEETSKYGIIDPDQELEPGLFNVRRFVEKPKPEDAPSNLAIIGRYLLTPEIFEILENQNPGAGGEIQLTDAIDTLNQTQRVFAKRFDGKRFDVGDKFGFLTTSISYGLTHPEIKDKLKNYLVELGEKLAAEDEGK; the protein is encoded by the coding sequence ATGAAGAAAGTCAGAAAAGCAGTGATTCCTGCTGCGGGATTCGGAACGCGTTTTTTACCGGCAACGAAAGCGATGGCAAAAGAAATGTTGCCGATCGTCGATAAACCTACCATTCAATTCATCGTCGAAGAAGCGATCGCATCAGGGATCGAAGATATCCTGATCGTAACCGGAAAAAGCAAACGTCCGATCGAAGACCATTTTGATTCAAACATCGAGTTGGAAGCGAATCTGCGCGAAAAAGGCAAAAATGAATTGCTTGAATTGGTGCAGGAAACGACCGGTTTGCGCATCCATTTCGTCCGCCAGTCTTATCCATTGGGATTGGGCCATGCGGTTCTGCAGGCAAAAGCCTTTGTCGGGGATGAGCCATTTGTGGTCATGCTTGGGGACGATCTGATGGAAGATGAAGTGCCGTTGACCAAACAGTTGATGGATGCTTACGAGCGCACGCATGCTTCGAACATCGCCGTGATGGAAGTGCCGCATGAAGAAACATCCAAATACGGCATCATCGATCCGGATCAGGAATTGGAGCCAGGTCTGTTCAACGTCCGCAGATTCGTTGAAAAACCTAAGCCGGAAGATGCACCGAGCAATTTGGCGATCATTGGCCGCTACTTGCTGACTCCGGAAATTTTCGAAATTTTGGAAAATCAGAATCCGGGTGCCGGCGGGGAAATCCAATTAACCGATGCCATCGATACTTTGAACCAAACACAGCGCGTCTTCGCAAAACGCTTCGACGGCAAGCGTTTTGACGTCGGAGACAAATTCGGTTTCCTGACGACAAGCATTTCCTACGGTCTGACCCATCCCGAAATCAAGGATAAATTAAAAAATTATCTCGTGGAGCTAGGCGAAAAATTGGCTGCCGAGGATGAAGGCAAGTAG
- the trxB gene encoding thioredoxin-disulfide reductase has translation MEQTEKIYDVIVIGAGPGGMTAALYASRSNLRTLMLERGIPGGEMNNTAEVENYPGFKSILGPELSERMYESSMQFGAEHAYGDVKRIIVDGDYRIVEAGKKSYKTRAVIIATGSHHRKLGIPGEDQYNGRGVSYCAVCDGAFFKGKQLVVVGGGDSAVEEGIYLTQFADVNIVHRRDEFRAQKIIQNRAFKNEKISITWDSVVEEIKGDGQKVTGVVIRDKNTNEVKEKAVDGVFIYVGILPQSDAFLDLGITDEEGWIITNEHMETAVPGIFAIGDVRQKLLRQITTAVGDGGEAGNRAFAYIEDLHDRLAAAEAAAETVD, from the coding sequence ATGGAACAAACTGAAAAGATTTATGATGTCATCGTAATCGGAGCGGGTCCAGGGGGGATGACAGCAGCCCTTTACGCATCGCGGTCCAATCTGAGAACCTTGATGCTGGAACGCGGCATCCCGGGCGGAGAGATGAACAATACTGCCGAGGTGGAAAATTATCCTGGCTTCAAATCGATATTGGGTCCTGAGTTATCCGAAAGGATGTACGAAAGTTCCATGCAATTCGGAGCCGAGCATGCATACGGAGACGTGAAGCGCATCATCGTGGATGGGGATTACCGCATCGTCGAAGCAGGCAAAAAATCCTATAAAACGCGTGCCGTCATCATCGCTACAGGTTCCCACCACCGCAAATTGGGCATTCCCGGAGAGGATCAGTACAACGGCCGCGGCGTTTCCTATTGTGCCGTCTGTGATGGGGCATTCTTCAAAGGCAAACAATTGGTTGTAGTCGGCGGCGGGGATTCGGCGGTAGAGGAAGGAATCTACTTGACGCAGTTCGCGGATGTTAATATCGTCCACAGACGTGATGAATTCCGTGCCCAAAAAATCATCCAGAACCGTGCCTTCAAGAATGAAAAAATCAGCATCACGTGGGATTCCGTTGTGGAAGAAATCAAAGGCGACGGACAAAAAGTCACGGGTGTCGTGATCCGGGATAAGAACACCAATGAGGTCAAGGAAAAAGCTGTGGATGGGGTCTTCATCTATGTAGGCATCTTGCCGCAATCGGATGCTTTCCTTGATTTGGGGATCACGGATGAAGAAGGTTGGATCATAACGAATGAGCATATGGAAACAGCAGTGCCGGGCATCTTTGCCATCGGTGATGTGCGCCAGAAGCTTCTTCGCCAGATTACGACTGCAGTCGGTGATGGCGGGGAAGCCGGGAACCGTGCTTTTGCTTACATCGAAGACCTGCATGATCGCTTGGCGGCCGCCGAAGCGGCTGCCGAGACAGTGGACTGA
- a CDS encoding NAD(P)H-dependent glycerol-3-phosphate dehydrogenase, giving the protein MRQKVAVLGAGSWGTALSMVLDENGHEVRLWGNDPQQIKEINEQHTNEHYLSGAKLSESIVAYTDLKAAIKEADALLFVLPTKAIRVVAKEVAALLDGQTKPHLIHASKGLEQDTHKRISVIIQEEIPAEKYDSLVVLSGPSHAEEVAKKDITTITAASENEEDAGYVQKLFMNPYFRVYRNTDVIGVELGAALKNIIAVGAGALHGLGYGDNAKAALMTRGLAEISRLGTAFGADPMTFFGLSGVGDLIVTGTSRHSRNWRAGDLIGKGHDLDEVLNNMGMVVEGVATTKAAYELAQEKGIEMPITEAIYKVLYEKVDVKKAIEELMLREGKAEQSSQNVEKGSQSI; this is encoded by the coding sequence ATGAGACAAAAAGTCGCCGTATTGGGGGCAGGATCCTGGGGAACCGCCTTATCCATGGTATTGGATGAAAATGGCCATGAAGTCCGCCTTTGGGGAAATGACCCGCAACAAATCAAAGAAATCAACGAGCAGCACACGAATGAGCATTACTTATCGGGTGCCAAGCTGAGTGAATCGATTGTGGCATACACCGATCTGAAAGCTGCGATCAAAGAAGCAGATGCGCTCTTGTTCGTTCTGCCGACAAAAGCGATCCGCGTGGTCGCGAAAGAAGTCGCAGCGCTGTTGGACGGCCAGACAAAGCCGCATCTGATTCATGCAAGCAAAGGTTTGGAGCAGGATACCCATAAACGGATTTCCGTCATCATCCAGGAAGAAATCCCGGCAGAAAAATACGATAGCCTAGTCGTCCTTTCCGGACCAAGCCATGCGGAGGAAGTCGCGAAAAAGGACATCACAACAATCACTGCCGCATCCGAGAACGAAGAGGATGCAGGTTATGTTCAAAAACTGTTCATGAATCCCTACTTCCGGGTCTACCGGAACACGGATGTCATCGGGGTTGAGCTGGGAGCTGCTTTGAAGAATATCATCGCGGTGGGGGCAGGAGCGCTCCACGGCCTAGGCTATGGGGATAATGCGAAAGCTGCTTTGATGACGCGCGGCTTGGCGGAAATAAGCCGACTCGGCACCGCCTTTGGAGCCGATCCAATGACCTTCTTCGGTTTGAGCGGAGTAGGCGATCTGATCGTAACCGGAACAAGCCGCCATTCGCGGAACTGGCGAGCCGGAGATCTGATCGGTAAAGGCCATGACCTGGATGAAGTGCTGAACAATATGGGGATGGTCGTTGAAGGCGTGGCGACAACTAAAGCCGCTTATGAATTGGCACAGGAAAAAGGCATTGAAATGCCGATCACGGAAGCCATCTATAAAGTGTTGTACGAGAAAGTCGATGTGAAAAAAGCAATCGAGGAATTGATGCTGCGCGAAGGCAAAGCAGAGCAATCTTCTCAAAATGTGGAAAAGGGGAGCCAGTCAATATGA
- a CDS encoding phospho-sugar mutase (catalyzes the interconversion of alpha-D-glucose 1-phosphate to alpha-D-glucose 6-phosphate), protein MSYQETIAQWNNFALLEPTLKEELKSLEGNEEALKDAFFAPLEFGTAGMRGILGVGINRMNIYTVRQATEGLARLMEAKGEEEKKRGVAIAYDSRHQSPEFAMEAAKTLGAHGIPAFVFESLRPTPELSFAVRHLNALTGIMITASHNPADYNGYKVYGDDGGQMPPADADALTDYVRAIENPLTIQVGDEAELKAAGLIKMLGEEVDAAYLELVKTVTVDPALVHEMSKEMKLVFTPLHGTGQMLGERALKNAGFEGIHLVPEQAVADPNFSTVKSPNPEEAGAFEYAIKLGTELDADILVATDPDADRLGAAVRKTKGEYVVLTGNQIASLMLDYLLRAKKAAGTLPANGTALKSIVSSELPTAIAKSYGADMVDVLTGFKFIAEKIKQYEEDHSKEFLFGFEESYGYLAKPFVRDKDAIQALVLIAEVAAYYKKKGQTLYDGLVEIFETHGYYKEQTISVTMSGITGAEKIKALMAKFRAEAPADFAGIAVSITEDFGNSTKTFPDGSTEIIDMPSSNVLKYFLEDGSWIAIRPSGTEPKIKFYIGAKAESQSAVDEKVAAFEASIRSLTAE, encoded by the coding sequence ATGTCTTATCAAGAAACCATCGCACAATGGAATAATTTTGCCTTATTAGAACCTACATTAAAAGAAGAATTGAAATCTTTGGAGGGAAATGAAGAAGCACTGAAAGATGCTTTTTTTGCTCCGCTGGAATTCGGGACTGCCGGCATGCGCGGTATCCTAGGAGTCGGCATCAATCGGATGAACATCTACACAGTACGCCAAGCGACCGAAGGATTGGCTCGTTTGATGGAGGCGAAAGGTGAAGAAGAGAAAAAACGCGGCGTTGCGATCGCATATGATTCCAGACACCAATCTCCGGAGTTCGCCATGGAGGCAGCCAAGACGTTGGGTGCGCACGGCATTCCGGCTTTCGTTTTTGAAAGCTTGCGTCCAACACCCGAGTTGTCCTTTGCGGTGAGACATTTGAATGCGCTAACGGGCATCATGATCACAGCCAGCCATAACCCGGCTGATTACAACGGCTACAAAGTCTACGGGGATGATGGCGGCCAGATGCCTCCTGCTGATGCGGACGCTTTGACCGATTATGTAAGAGCAATCGAAAATCCGCTGACGATCCAGGTCGGCGATGAAGCAGAGCTGAAAGCAGCCGGCTTGATCAAAATGTTAGGTGAAGAGGTCGATGCGGCTTACCTTGAGCTGGTCAAAACAGTGACTGTTGATCCCGCCCTTGTCCATGAAATGAGCAAAGAGATGAAATTGGTCTTCACGCCTCTGCATGGGACTGGCCAGATGCTGGGCGAGCGTGCCTTGAAGAATGCCGGTTTTGAAGGCATCCATCTTGTGCCGGAACAGGCTGTAGCCGATCCGAACTTCTCCACCGTGAAATCACCGAATCCGGAAGAGGCTGGCGCATTCGAATACGCCATCAAGCTGGGTACGGAACTGGATGCCGATATTCTGGTCGCGACCGATCCGGATGCTGACCGCTTGGGTGCAGCCGTCCGCAAAACAAAAGGCGAATACGTTGTCCTGACCGGTAACCAGATCGCTTCATTGATGCTGGATTACTTGCTGCGCGCGAAAAAAGCGGCCGGTACATTGCCAGCCAACGGGACAGCCCTGAAATCGATCGTATCCAGCGAGTTGCCGACAGCAATCGCCAAATCTTACGGTGCGGACATGGTTGATGTTCTGACCGGATTCAAATTTATCGCAGAGAAAATCAAGCAGTACGAAGAAGACCACAGCAAGGAATTCTTGTTCGGTTTCGAGGAAAGCTACGGCTATCTGGCAAAACCGTTCGTCCGCGACAAAGACGCTATCCAAGCGTTGGTATTGATTGCTGAAGTAGCGGCTTACTACAAGAAAAAAGGCCAAACGCTGTACGACGGCTTGGTCGAAATCTTCGAAACGCACGGTTATTATAAAGAACAGACGATTTCCGTCACGATGTCGGGTATCACCGGAGCAGAAAAAATCAAAGCGCTGATGGCTAAATTCCGTGCGGAAGCACCGGCGGACTTCGCGGGCATTGCCGTATCGATCACGGAAGACTTCGGCAACTCTACGAAGACATTCCCTGATGGTTCCACTGAAATCATCGATATGCCGAGTTCGAATGTACTGAAATACTTCCTGGAAGACGGCAGCTGGATCGCCATCCGTCCAAGCGGAACAGAACCAAAAATCAAATTCTACATAGGTGCGAAGGCTGAAAGCCAAAGTGCAGTCGATGAAAAAGTCGCTGCTTTCGAGGCAAGCATCCGTAGCCTGACTGCAGAATAA
- a CDS encoding FMN-dependent NADH-azoreductase yields MARVLVVRAHPFDSSVSRSMKVLDAFLEEYKAANPYDRIKDMNLYEVAIPEIDRDLLTAWKELSKGVLFDQLTSRQQEKVTLFNHYTDDFLAMDKIIIANPLWNMHVPARLKTWIDTITVAGQTFRYTESGAVGLAPDKKLLHIQANGGIFDGSDPASQYIKSIFRFLGVEEISQLFVEGMDTYPDRADEIVADAIEKAKQLAKTF; encoded by the coding sequence ATGGCCAGAGTTTTAGTTGTGCGCGCGCATCCGTTCGACAGCAGCGTCTCCCGTTCCATGAAAGTTTTGGATGCTTTTCTGGAGGAATACAAAGCTGCAAATCCTTATGATCGCATCAAGGACATGAATCTTTATGAAGTCGCTATCCCTGAAATCGATCGGGATCTTTTGACTGCCTGGAAGGAATTGTCGAAAGGCGTGCTTTTTGATCAGTTGACTTCCCGTCAGCAGGAAAAAGTGACACTCTTCAATCACTACACCGATGATTTTTTGGCGATGGATAAGATCATCATCGCCAACCCTTTGTGGAATATGCATGTGCCGGCTCGCCTGAAGACTTGGATCGATACCATCACGGTCGCCGGACAGACGTTCCGTTACACGGAATCCGGAGCAGTCGGATTGGCCCCGGACAAGAAATTGCTACATATCCAAGCGAACGGCGGCATCTTCGACGGAAGCGACCCTGCCAGCCAGTACATCAAGAGCATTTTCCGCTTCCTGGGAGTCGAAGAAATCTCGCAACTGTTCGTGGAAGGCATGGACACTTACCCGGACCGTGCCGATGAAATCGTTGCGGATGCGATCGAAAAAGCCAAACAATTGGCCAAGACGTTCTGA